In Rhodamnia argentea isolate NSW1041297 chromosome 4, ASM2092103v1, whole genome shotgun sequence, the following proteins share a genomic window:
- the LOC125314858 gene encoding probable strigolactone esterase DAD2 produces the protein MSPILECPNHAISPAQHNSSPPLSSFLSLFFLFIFLLRKVVMLEKGLSTSLNTKLTGSGAETVVLAHGFGGDQTVWNKILPPLSRYFRVLVFDWGFSGAVKEQEGLFDPAKHSSYDAFAGDLIALLDEVGLESTVFVGHSMSGMIGCIASVKRPDLFKRLILVGASPRLLNTDGYEGGFEAAQIDQILSSVESDYHGWAPNFASLGVGPCDPPSIEAFTKCLGRMRPEVALPLARTVFLCDHREVLGRVTTPCTIIQTTNDTVVPSSVARYMHDKIQGESTVKMIEADGHFPQLTAHQQFLNVLGGVLGFECN, from the exons ATGTCACCCATCCTGGAA TGCCCTAACCACGCCATTTCCCCTGCACAGCATAACTCGTCCCCACCTCTCTCTAGTTTCTTGTCCTTGTTCTTCTTGTTCATCTTCCTCCTGCGAAAAGTGGTGATGCTAGAGAAGGGCCTCTCGACCTCCCTGAACACGAAGCTCACCGGCTCAGGTGCCGAGACGGTGGTTCTCGCTCACGGCTTCGGAGGAGACCAGACCGTGTGGAACAAGATCCTCCCTCCCTTGTCCCGGTATTTCAGGGTCCTCGTCTTCGACTGGGGTTTCTCGGGAGCTGTCAAGGAACAAGAAGGTCTGTTCGACCCTGCGAAGCACTCCTCCTACGATGCTTTTGCCGGTGATCTGATCGCCCTCCTGGACGAGGTTGGCCTCGAGTCCACAGTCTTCGTCGGCCACTCCATGTCCGGCATGATCGGTTGCATTGCCTCTGTGAAGAGGCCCGACCTCTTCAAGCGGCTCATACTCGTTGGTGCTTCCCCTAG GCTTTTAAACACGGACGGCTACGAGGGCGGGTTTGAGGCCGCGCAGATCGATCAGATCCTATCCAGCGTAGAGTCCGACTACCACGGTTGGGCACCCAACTTTGCTTCTTTGGGCGTGGGTCCGTGCGATCCCCCCTCAATCGAGGCATTCACGAAGTGCCTGGGAAGGATGAGGCCCGAAGTCGCGCTTCCCTTGGCTAGAACGGTCTTCCTGTGCGACCACAGGGAGGTCCTTGGGAGAGTGACGACTCCGTGCACCATAATCCAAACCACAAACGACACCGTCGTGCCGAGCTCGGTCGCCCGGTACATGCACGACAAGATCCAGGGGGAATCGACCGTCAAGATGATCGAGGCGGACGGCCATTTCCCTCAGCTCACCGCGCATCAGCAGTTCCTCAACGTGTTGGGAGGAGTCCTAGGGTTCGAGTGCAATTAG